One genomic segment of Impatiens glandulifera chromosome 6, dImpGla2.1, whole genome shotgun sequence includes these proteins:
- the LOC124943425 gene encoding calmodulin-like protein 3, with translation MATLFLNLVSLYNILKTILFHLIPSKYKLYFPCSWYSKLQTTTSIQLSPPQNTQQPDSHGLRRSFLMFDHDGDGLITKDELKESLENLGIFISASDLKRVIEDVDSDGDGCIGFTEFTELYGSIVGDYHDGGEETDLVREAFDVFDLNGDGFISVDELWSVMGSLGIKQGRAAEDCRTMISKVDGDGDGRVSFYEFKQMLKVGGFSALN, from the coding sequence ATGGCAACCCTATTCTTAAATCTCGTCTCTCTATATAATATCCTCAAAACAATCTTATTCCATTTGATTCCctcaaaatataaactttacTTCCCCTGTTCTTGGTACAGCAAACTCCAAACAACAACATCCATTCAGCTGTCTCCGCCGCAGAATACCCAACAGCCAGATTCCCACGGGCTCCGCCGCTCCTTCCTGATGTTCGATCACGACGGCGATGGCCTGATCACCAAGGATGAACTCAAAGAATCGTTAGAAAATCTGGGTATTTTCATCTCTGCTTCTGATCTGAAACGAGTGATCGAGGATGTTGATTCCGACGGAGATGGTTGTATCGGTTTTACAGAATTCACGGAGCTTTATGGATCCATCGTAGGAGATTATCATGATGGGGGAGAGGAAACCGACCTTGTTCGTGAGGCATTTGATGTATTCGATTTAAACGGCGATGGGTTCATCAGTGTGGATGAACTCTGGTCGGTGATGGGTTCATTGGGAATTAAACAGGGTCGCGCCGCTGAAGACTGCCGGACTATGATTAGTAAGGTGGACGGTGACGGCGACGGTAGGGTTAGTTTCTATGAGTTTAAGCAGATGCTTAAAGTCGGCGGATTTTCTgctttgaattaa